From Butyricimonas paravirosa, one genomic window encodes:
- a CDS encoding methylated-DNA--[protein]-cysteine S-methyltransferase, with protein MIQIQHYESPCGELILGSFEGKLCLCDWMFEKRRASIDKRIQKALGADYEEGVSDVIRETIIQLDEYFARQRKTFDIPLVFTGTEFQNSVWQELLDIPYGKTVSYGELAKKLGNPKAVRAVAAANGANPISIFVPCHRVIGGNHKLVGYGGGLEAKKGLLDLEMGCKVC; from the coding sequence ATGATACAAATTCAACATTATGAATCTCCTTGTGGAGAGCTGATTCTTGGCTCTTTCGAAGGTAAGCTTTGTTTGTGTGACTGGATGTTTGAAAAACGCAGGGCATCTATTGATAAACGGATTCAGAAAGCGCTAGGGGCCGATTACGAAGAGGGTGTTTCTGACGTGATCCGGGAAACAATCATCCAGCTTGACGAATATTTTGCTCGTCAGAGGAAAACGTTTGATATTCCGCTCGTCTTTACGGGAACGGAGTTCCAGAATTCGGTGTGGCAGGAGTTGCTGGATATACCATACGGCAAAACGGTGTCTTATGGCGAGTTGGCTAAAAAGTTGGGAAACCCGAAAGCTGTTCGTGCCGTGGCTGCAGCTAATGGTGCGAATCCTATTTCGATTTTTGTTCCTTGTCATCGGGTGATTGGGGGTAACCATAAATTGGTCGGTTACGGGGGAGGCTTGGAGGCTAAAAAGGGATTGCTGGATTTGGAGATGGGGTGCAAAGTTTGTTGA